Proteins from a single region of Eretmochelys imbricata isolate rEreImb1 chromosome 20, rEreImb1.hap1, whole genome shotgun sequence:
- the FIGNL2 gene encoding fidgetin-like protein 2 — MHWTPEHAQPLNQWPEQHLDVSSTTSSPAHKSDLYHSSRQRFNYAWANDDISALTASNLLKRYAEKYSGVLDSPYERPVLNSYGDGAFGPLNGQKGDVEPWPMPHGSDGAYPLNTMHDGLPGSKGVVPSAPGNGPVGLGSSPVVCEVARDPIYPTNSCGGAAGSSGLGLSQEYTSGYSGTYLPSGYCSQPATALPPPHPSTLHSSGLLQPTHPSSALVPSYSSSGPMYNYASGSYAPQPGYGGIHPPHPSASYLPSGIAAPTPIPPPPPSSRPPGIPGYSYQSSSLPPLPVPPLSSDSGGSLKRKAFDIPGGEDEAEGRYRKYSYEQPKSTPESPYQMSDNGECGGNSFSRSTETSQLPFKAGKRPTGAAATVALEEHVGKYNSQPMKGLVSPPYGAGEAPLRPGESFEKFTPPLANGERAGGEQGHAFTHGMQAKPQGFSSQPVEEQLKNVDPLILELVNNKIVDCSPPVQWTDIAGQVSVKAAIEEELVWPILRPGAYTGESRPPRAILLFGPRGAGKTLLSRCISTQLGSTFLNLSGTALLSKWKGEAEKILQTVFFVASCRQPSVVLISEVESLLVACAGEEAAQASGLKSQLLSYLDNIATSAEQNVVVIGTTTRPSTVDEASQRRFTKRFYISPPDSIARRQILHHTLAQQNYCLSEREMASLVQHTESYSGSELIQLCQQAGPTKLHSLPGQLQPTSYKDFENAFCKVRPTVSQKELDLYMEWDKMYGSRH; from the coding sequence ATGCACTGGACACCAGAGCATGCCCAGCCCCTGAACCAGTGGCCAGAGCAGCACCTCGATGTCTCTTCCACCACCTCCTCACCGGCCCACAAATCTGACCTCTACCACAGCAGCCGGCAGCGCTTCAACTACGCCTGGGCCAACGACGACATCTCCGCGCTGACGGCCTCCAACCTCCTCAAGAGGTATGCGGAGAAGTACTCGGGGGTGCTGGACTCGCCCTATGAGAGGCCGGTGCTGAACAGCTATGGAGATGGAGCCTTTGGGCCGCTCAATGGGCAGAAAGGTGACGTGGAGCCCTGGCCGATGCCGCACGGCTCGGATGGTGCCTACCCCCTGAACACCATGCACGATGGGCTGCCTGGCTCCAAGGGGGTTGTTCCTTCTGCCCCAGGAAATGGGCCGGTAGGGCTTGGCAGCTCCCCTGTTGTCTGCGAGGTTGCCCGGGACCCCATTTATCCCACTAACTCGTGTGGGGGAGCCGCCGGCTCCAGCGGCCTTGGCTTGTCTCAGGAGTATACCTCAGGCTACAGTGGCACCTACCTGCCATCGGGCTACTGCAGCCAGCCCGCGacagcacttccccctccccacccgtcAACTCTGCACAGCTCAGGACTCCTGCAGCCCACGCACCCGTCCTCGGCGCTGGTCCCCAGCTACAGCTCCTCAGGTCCCATGTACAACTACGCTTCAGGCAGCTATGCGCCTCAGCCCGGCTACGGGGGGATCCACCCTCCGCACCCGTCGGCCTCTTACCTGCCCTCGGGCATTGCtgcacccacccccatccccccgccGCCGCCCTCCTCCCGGCCCCCGGGCATCCCTGGTTATAGCTACCAGAGCTccagcctgccccccctcccagtgccccccctCAGCAGCGACTCGGGGGGCTCCCTGAAACGAAAGGCCTTTGATATCCCGGGGGGGGAGGACGAAGCTGAGGGCAGGTACAGGAAATACAGCTACGAGCAACCAAAGTCCACCCCTGAGTCGCCATACCAGATGTCCGACAACGGCGAATGTGGAGGCAACAGCTTCAGCCGAAGCACCGAGACCTCCCAGCTGCCCTTCAAGGCTGGGAAAAGGCCGACGGGAGCAGCGGCGACAGTGGCCTTGGAGGAGCATGTAGGGAAGTACAACAGCCAGCCCATGAAAGGCCTGGTCTCCCCTCCGTATGGCGCTGGGGAAGCCCCTTTGAGGCCCGGGGAGAGCTTTGAGAAGTTCACCCCGCCTCTCGCCAATGGCGAGCGTGCAGGTGGCGAGCAAGGTCATGCCTTCACCCACGGGATGCAGGCCAAGCCGCAGGGGTTCAGCAGCCAGCCTGTGGAAGAGCAGCTGAAAAACGTAGACCCCCTGATACTAGAGCTGGTGAACAACAAAATCGTCGACTGCAGCCCGCCCGTCCAATGGACGGACATTGCTGGCCAGGTCTCGGTCAAGGCCGCCATCGAGGAAGAGCTGGTGTGGCCTATCCTGAGGCCTGGGGCCTACACTGGGGAGAGCCGGCCACCCAGAGCCATCCTACTGTTCGGGCCTCGTGGAGCAGGGAAAACCCTGCTGAGCAGGTGCATCTCCACCCAGCTGGGCTCAACCTTCCTGAATCTCAGCGGGACAGCCCTGCTTTCCAAGTGGAAGGGCGAGGCCGAGAAGATCCTGCAGACGGTCTTCTTCGTGGCCAGCTGCCGTCAGCCATCAGTGGTGCTCATCTCCGAGGTGGAGTCCCTCCTCGTGGCCTGCGCTGGTGAAGAAGCTGCCCAGGCGAGCGGCCTCAAGTCTCAGCTGCTTTCCTACTTGGACAACATAGCTACCTCAGCCGAGCAGAATGTCGTCGTCATCGGGACGACCACCCGGCCCAGCACTGTGGACGAAGCCTCCCAGAGGAGGTTCACCAAGCGGTTCTACATTTCCCCGCCCGACAGCATCGCCCGGCGGCAGATCCTCCACCACACCTTGGCCCAGCAGAACTACTGCCTCAGTGAACGGGAGATGGCCTCCCTCGTGCAGCACACCGAGAGCTACTCGGGCAGCGAGCTCATCCAGCTGTGCCAGCAGGCCGGCCCCACCAAACTCCACAGCCTGCCAGGCCAGTTGCAGCCCACCTCCTACAAAGACTTCGAGAACGCCTTCTGTAAAGTCCGCCCCACCGTCTCCCAGAAGGAGCTGGACTTGTACATGGAGTGGGACAAAATGTACGGGTCCAGGCACTGA